In Thauera sp. JM12B12, one DNA window encodes the following:
- the bamE gene encoding outer membrane protein assembly factor BamE — protein MRFHFAAALVALGLTAGCSFDSVVGVVDPYRIDVRQGNYVDQEMLSQLRRGMTRDQVRYVLGSPLVVDLFRKDRWDYVYRFRPGRGEVQQRTISLYFAGDALDRVEGDVEVAQGGEAGAAPAAERSRVVEIPAADAR, from the coding sequence ATGCGCTTCCATTTCGCTGCGGCACTCGTTGCCCTCGGCCTGACGGCCGGCTGCTCTTTCGATTCCGTCGTAGGCGTGGTCGATCCCTATCGCATCGATGTCCGCCAGGGCAACTATGTGGACCAGGAGATGCTCTCCCAATTGCGGCGCGGCATGACCCGCGACCAGGTGCGCTACGTACTCGGCTCGCCGCTCGTGGTCGACCTGTTCCGCAAGGACCGCTGGGATTACGTGTATCGGTTCAGACCCGGTCGTGGAGAGGTCCAGCAGCGCACCATCTCGCTCTATTTCGCGGGCGACGCGCTTGACCGTGTGGAAGGCGACGTGGAGGTCGCACAAGGCGGCGAGGCAGGCGCGGCGCCAGCCGCGGAGCGCAGTCGCGTGGTCGAGATTCCGGCGGCCGACGCGCGCTGA
- the dapB gene encoding 4-hydroxy-tetrahydrodipicolinate reductase, whose translation MADVRVAIAGASGRMGRMLIEAALKEEGVVLAAAFDRPGTPFIGRDAGEMAGVQTDVRIIDDAAAAIASADCVIDFTRPEGTLGHLALARELGKAMVIGTTGFDAAGKATIAEVARQVPVVFAPNMAVGVNAVFRLLEVAARILSEGYDVEIIEAHHRFKVDAPSGTALRMGEVVARELGRDLDACAIYGREGHTGERRSDTIGFSTIRGGDVVGDHTVLFAGIGERIEITHKSGSRMPYALGSMRAARFLAGRGNGLFDMQDVLGLR comes from the coding sequence ATGGCCGACGTTCGAGTCGCAATTGCAGGGGCTTCCGGGCGAATGGGCCGGATGCTGATCGAGGCTGCACTGAAGGAAGAAGGGGTCGTCCTCGCGGCCGCCTTCGACCGCCCGGGCACGCCCTTCATCGGGCGTGACGCGGGCGAGATGGCCGGTGTGCAGACCGACGTCCGGATCATCGATGACGCCGCGGCGGCGATCGCGTCCGCCGACTGCGTGATCGACTTCACCCGCCCCGAGGGCACGCTCGGCCATCTGGCGCTGGCGCGCGAGCTCGGCAAGGCGATGGTGATCGGCACGACCGGTTTCGATGCCGCGGGCAAGGCGACGATCGCCGAGGTGGCGCGCCAGGTTCCGGTGGTTTTCGCGCCCAACATGGCGGTGGGCGTAAATGCCGTGTTCCGCCTCCTCGAGGTTGCCGCGCGCATCCTTTCCGAGGGCTATGACGTCGAGATCATCGAGGCGCATCACCGCTTCAAGGTCGATGCGCCGTCCGGTACCGCGCTGCGCATGGGCGAAGTGGTGGCCCGCGAACTCGGGCGCGATCTCGACGCCTGCGCGATCTACGGTCGCGAAGGCCATACCGGTGAGCGGCGCAGCGACACGATCGGCTTTTCCACCATCCGCGGCGGGGATGTGGTCGGCGACCACACCGTGCTCTTCGCCGGCATCGGCGAGCGCATCGAGATCACCCACAAGTCCGGCAGTCGCATGCCTTACGCGCTCGGTTCCATGCGCGCGGCACGCTTCCTGGCCGGACGCGGCAATGGTCTGTTCGACATGCAGGACGTCCTGGGTCTGCGCTGA
- the fur gene encoding ferric iron uptake transcriptional regulator, giving the protein MSDNSKNLKSIGLKATYPRLKILDLFQSSEQRHLTAEDVYRSLMNEGMDIGLATVYRVLTQFEQAGLLERHYFESGKAVFELNEGGHHDHLVCMQCGKVEEFFDPEIERRQNKIAEERGFAIREHALYLYADCTRENCPNRGREG; this is encoded by the coding sequence ATGTCCGACAACTCCAAGAACCTGAAAAGCATCGGCCTCAAGGCGACCTACCCGCGCCTGAAGATCCTCGACCTCTTTCAGAGTTCGGAACAGCGCCACCTCACTGCGGAGGACGTCTACCGCTCGCTGATGAACGAGGGCATGGACATCGGCCTGGCGACCGTCTATCGGGTGCTGACCCAGTTCGAGCAGGCCGGCCTGCTCGAGCGCCATTATTTCGAATCGGGCAAGGCGGTCTTCGAGCTCAACGAGGGCGGGCATCACGACCACCTGGTGTGCATGCAATGCGGCAAGGTCGAGGAGTTCTTCGATCCCGAAATCGAGCGCCGCCAGAACAAGATCGCCGAGGAGCGCGGCTTCGCGATCCGCGAACACGCGCTCTACCTCTACGCCGACTGCACGCGCGAGAACTGCCCGAACCGCGGACGCGAGGGCTGA
- the greA gene encoding transcription elongation factor GreA, whose amino-acid sequence MNKTPLTVAGAEKLRAELHRLKTVERPNVIAAIAEARSHGDLSENAEYEAAKDRQGFIEGRIMEVEAKLANAQIIDPKLLDADGRCVFGATVELEDMDSGQVVTYQIVGDDEADIKENKISISSPIARALIGKYAGDIAEVQAPGGVREYEVIDVRYI is encoded by the coding sequence ATGAACAAGACTCCGCTTACCGTGGCCGGCGCCGAGAAATTGCGCGCCGAACTGCACCGCCTGAAGACCGTGGAGCGCCCGAACGTGATCGCTGCGATCGCGGAGGCGCGTTCGCACGGCGACCTCTCCGAGAACGCAGAGTACGAGGCCGCCAAGGATCGTCAGGGCTTCATCGAAGGCCGCATCATGGAGGTCGAAGCCAAGCTCGCGAACGCGCAGATCATCGACCCCAAGCTGCTTGATGCGGACGGCCGCTGTGTGTTTGGCGCCACTGTCGAACTCGAGGACATGGACTCGGGTCAGGTCGTGACCTATCAGATCGTCGGCGACGACGAGGCCGACATCAAGGAAAACAAGATCTCGATCAGCTCGCCGATCGCGCGCGCACTGATCGGCAAGTACGCCGGCGACATTGCCGAGGTGCAGGCGCCGGGCGGGGTGCGAGAGTACGAGGTGATAGACGTCCGCTACATCTGA
- a CDS encoding response regulator produces the protein MPDDALPKGLARETGNLSAAAEGEATRQALAQARRHLELLARNTGAGVWTNDLERGMVWTDDSWRTLIGYEAGSRCNWLDLVEEDGRDRLETALRAHLRADTPEVCVELRIRAASGEWHWVEVRGRAEGRGADGRWARVEGTYRDITERKLREFELLEAKEAAEAANRAKGDFLANMSHEIRTPMNGIIGMTDLLLDSSGLSGESREYLQTVKSSAEALLTIINDILDFSRIEAGRLNLENIDFSTVSVVSETCRALALRASQKGLELFHDIAPDVPAVLRGDPTRLRQILTNLIGNAVKFTERGEVEIALRCVERSNGRVSVAFEVRDTGCGIPPEKLESIFGAFAQADTSTTRKYGGTGLGLAISRHLVDLMSGKIEVRSVPGQGSTFVFTLPFAVVADAAPLDAGGLRGTKVLVAVRNGAFGQVLCRRLGAAGLRALLAVTGEDVVAALVSARDGSDPFDFLLMDADMPEPGGFALAQRFADADPRLDRFVMMLSGHSQRNDTARCTELGLQFRLAKPFVAEDLLAVLRLARYGAPAAVEEGIGPAFELAPITLDEHAASQSGPALQILVVEDNPVNQAVAQRLLERAGHIVTLANNGEEALEAVDRARFDVVLMDVQMPVMGGIEATQAIRAREARHSWVLQGDWRPIPIIAMTAHAMQGDRQRCLDAGMDDYVSKPIRAELLFAAIARVTHAADADHDMETDMSLLELGEEGRRQIASLDEARAMFDGDEGVVRQLVDVFLRDHERTVAELQRAAASMNYRLLGELAHAVKGSVGLFAARRAVEAARRLEELARAQDPQAATNQPQVLIGEVKLLAQALRAEIGEAA, from the coding sequence ATGCCGGATGACGCTCTGCCCAAGGGTCTCGCGCGCGAGACCGGGAATCTGTCCGCGGCCGCGGAGGGCGAGGCGACACGGCAGGCTCTGGCACAGGCACGGCGCCACCTCGAGTTGCTCGCGCGCAATACCGGGGCGGGCGTGTGGACCAACGACCTCGAGCGGGGCATGGTCTGGACCGACGACAGTTGGCGCACGCTGATCGGATACGAGGCCGGGAGTCGCTGCAACTGGCTCGATCTCGTCGAGGAAGACGGCCGCGACCGCCTGGAGACGGCGTTGCGCGCGCACCTGCGGGCGGACACCCCTGAGGTCTGCGTCGAGTTGCGCATCCGCGCAGCGAGTGGCGAGTGGCACTGGGTCGAAGTCCGCGGCCGCGCCGAGGGTCGTGGTGCGGACGGTCGCTGGGCACGCGTCGAGGGCACGTATCGCGACATCACCGAGCGCAAGCTGCGCGAGTTCGAGCTGCTCGAGGCCAAGGAGGCCGCCGAGGCGGCCAACCGGGCCAAGGGCGACTTCCTCGCCAACATGAGCCACGAGATTCGCACGCCGATGAACGGCATCATCGGCATGACCGACCTGCTGCTCGACTCGTCGGGGCTCAGCGGCGAATCGCGCGAATACCTGCAGACGGTGAAGTCCTCGGCCGAGGCCTTGCTCACCATCATCAACGACATCCTCGATTTCTCGCGCATCGAGGCCGGGCGGCTGAATCTGGAGAACATCGATTTTTCCACCGTCTCGGTGGTCTCCGAGACATGCCGGGCGCTTGCCCTGCGCGCGAGCCAGAAGGGGCTCGAACTGTTCCACGACATCGCGCCCGATGTGCCCGCCGTGCTGCGCGGCGACCCGACGCGACTGCGGCAGATCCTCACCAATCTGATCGGGAACGCGGTGAAGTTCACCGAGCGCGGAGAGGTCGAGATCGCACTGCGCTGCGTCGAACGCAGCAATGGCCGGGTCAGTGTCGCCTTCGAGGTTCGTGACACCGGCTGCGGGATTCCGCCGGAGAAGCTGGAATCCATCTTCGGCGCCTTCGCGCAGGCGGACACTTCCACCACCCGCAAGTACGGCGGTACCGGGCTCGGCCTGGCCATATCCCGGCATCTGGTTGATCTCATGTCGGGCAAGATCGAAGTTCGAAGCGTGCCGGGGCAGGGCAGCACCTTCGTGTTCACGCTGCCGTTCGCGGTCGTGGCCGATGCCGCGCCCCTGGACGCCGGCGGGCTGCGCGGCACGAAGGTGCTGGTTGCGGTGCGCAACGGCGCCTTCGGGCAGGTGCTGTGCCGTCGCCTTGGGGCGGCGGGGCTGCGCGCACTGCTTGCCGTGACGGGGGAGGATGTGGTCGCGGCGTTGGTTTCGGCGCGCGACGGCAGTGATCCGTTTGACTTCCTGCTCATGGACGCGGACATGCCGGAGCCGGGAGGTTTCGCCCTTGCTCAGCGCTTCGCCGATGCGGATCCGCGCCTCGATCGGTTCGTGATGATGCTGTCCGGGCACTCGCAGCGTAACGATACTGCGCGCTGCACCGAGCTCGGTCTCCAGTTCCGGCTCGCCAAGCCCTTCGTGGCAGAGGACCTGCTCGCCGTCCTGCGCCTTGCGCGATATGGCGCGCCAGCCGCCGTCGAAGAGGGTATTGGGCCGGCCTTCGAGCTTGCGCCGATCACGCTCGATGAGCACGCCGCATCGCAGTCCGGGCCGGCGCTGCAGATCCTCGTGGTCGAGGACAACCCGGTCAATCAGGCGGTGGCGCAGCGCCTGCTCGAGCGTGCCGGGCACATCGTCACGCTCGCCAACAACGGCGAGGAAGCGCTGGAGGCGGTCGACCGCGCTCGCTTCGACGTCGTCCTCATGGACGTCCAGATGCCGGTGATGGGGGGGATCGAGGCGACCCAGGCGATTCGCGCGCGCGAGGCGCGCCACAGCTGGGTGCTGCAGGGTGACTGGCGTCCGATCCCGATCATCGCCATGACCGCACATGCAATGCAGGGCGACCGACAGCGATGCCTGGATGCGGGCATGGACGACTACGTGTCCAAGCCCATCCGCGCCGAGCTGCTGTTCGCAGCGATCGCGCGGGTAACCCATGCCGCCGATGCAGATCACGATATGGAAACCGACATGAGCTTGCTTGAACTGGGTGAGGAGGGGCGACGCCAGATCGCCTCGCTCGATGAGGCGCGCGCGATGTTCGACGGCGACGAGGGCGTGGTGCGACAGCTCGTCGACGTCTTCCTGCGCGACCACGAGCGTACCGTGGCGGAGCTTCAGCGCGCGGCGGCGTCGATGAATTACCGGCTGCTCGGTGAGCTTGCGCATGCCGTGAAGGGCTCGGTGGGCCTGTTCGCCGCGCGCCGCGCGGTGGAGGCTGCGCGGCGGCTCGAAGAGCTTGCACGTGCGCAGGACCCGCAGGCCGCGACGAACCAGCCGCAGGTTCTCATCGGGGAAGTGAAGCTGCTCGCACAGGCCCTGCGGGCCGAGATCGGAGAGGCCGCCTGA
- the carA gene encoding glutamine-hydrolyzing carbamoyl-phosphate synthase small subunit, which produces MSAFPPALLALADGTIFHGKGIGAVGSTVGEVVFNTSMSGYQEILTDPSYCRQIVTLTYPHIGNTGVNAEDVESARVHAAGLVIRDLPLLPSNFRMSQRLDAYLRAENVVAIAGLDTRKLTRVLREKGAQAGCIVTAAPGEALNAEAAVAQARAFPGLAGMDLAKVVSASSRYEWKQGEWALEGGYSDRNDGRFHVVAYDYGVKYNILRMLAERGCRLTVVPAQTPASEVLALDPDGVFLSNGPGDPEPCDYAIDAIREIVATRTPTFGICLGHQLLALASGAKTMKMGTGHHGANHPVKDLDTGKVLITSQNHGFAVDPSTMPANLRVTHVSLFDGTNQGIARTDVPAFSFQGHPEASPGPHDVAYLFDRFIRLMEAAK; this is translated from the coding sequence GTGAGTGCATTCCCGCCCGCCCTTCTTGCGCTTGCCGACGGAACGATCTTCCACGGCAAGGGTATCGGCGCGGTTGGCAGCACGGTTGGCGAGGTCGTGTTCAACACCTCCATGTCGGGTTATCAGGAGATCCTGACCGACCCGAGCTATTGCCGCCAGATCGTCACGCTGACCTACCCGCACATCGGCAACACCGGTGTCAATGCCGAGGACGTCGAGTCCGCCCGGGTGCATGCGGCCGGCCTCGTCATTCGTGACCTGCCCCTGCTGCCGTCCAATTTCCGCATGAGCCAGCGGCTCGATGCCTACCTGCGTGCCGAGAACGTGGTCGCCATCGCCGGGCTCGATACCCGCAAGCTCACCCGGGTGCTGCGCGAGAAGGGCGCTCAGGCTGGCTGCATCGTCACCGCGGCGCCCGGCGAGGCGCTGAACGCCGAAGCGGCCGTTGCCCAGGCGCGCGCCTTCCCCGGCCTGGCCGGCATGGACCTCGCCAAGGTCGTCAGCGCCAGCTCGCGCTATGAGTGGAAGCAGGGCGAATGGGCGCTCGAGGGCGGCTACAGCGATCGCAACGACGGTCGTTTCCATGTCGTGGCCTACGACTACGGCGTCAAGTACAACATCCTGCGCATGCTCGCCGAGCGTGGCTGCCGCCTCACCGTGGTACCGGCGCAGACGCCCGCGTCCGAGGTGCTGGCGCTCGATCCGGACGGCGTGTTCCTGTCCAATGGCCCCGGTGACCCCGAGCCCTGCGACTACGCCATCGACGCCATCCGCGAGATCGTCGCGACGCGCACGCCGACCTTCGGCATCTGCCTCGGCCACCAGTTGCTGGCCCTGGCTTCCGGCGCGAAGACCATGAAGATGGGCACCGGGCACCATGGCGCCAACCATCCGGTCAAGGACCTGGACACCGGCAAGGTGCTGATCACCAGTCAGAACCATGGCTTTGCGGTCGACCCCTCGACCATGCCGGCCAACCTGCGGGTGACCCACGTGTCGCTGTTCGACGGCACCAACCAGGGCATCGCTCGCACCGACGTGCCGGCCTTCTCCTTCCAGGGGCACCCGGAAGCGAGCCCGGGTCCGCACGACGTCGCCTACCTGTTCGACCGCTTCATCCGCCTGATGGAAGCGGCAAAGTAA
- the carB gene encoding carbamoyl-phosphate synthase large subunit: protein MPKRTDIKSILIIGAGPIIIGQACEFDYSGAQACKALREEGYKVILVNSNPATIMTDPETADVTYIEPITWQVVERIIDKERPDAILPTMGGQTALNCALDLGRHGVLAKYGVELIGASEEAIDKAEDRLKFKDAMTKIGLGSARSGIAHSMEEALQVQGGIGFPVIIRPSFTLGGTGGGIAYNMEEFQEICKRGLEASPTNELLIEESLLGWKEYEMEVVRDRADNCIIVCSIENLDPMGVHTGDSITVAPSQTLTDKEYQIMRNASIAVLREIGVDTGGSNVQFAINPQDGRMIVIEMNPRVSRSSALASKATGFPIAKVAAKLAVGYTLDELKNDITGGATPASFEPSIDYVVTKIPRFAFEKFPQANDRLTTQMKSVGEVMAMGRSFQESFQKALRGLEVGAYGLDEIEADDADLEHELSSAGPQRIWYVGQAFREGMTLDQVHNLSKIDPWFLAQIEDIVLSEKALVGRSLKALQAPELRELKRKGFSDRRLAKLLNSDETAVRLHRHALGVRPVFKRVDTCAAEFATSTAYMYSSYEDECEARPTDKKKIMVLGGGPNRIGQGIEFDYCCVHAALALREDGYETIMVNCNPETVSTDYDTSDRLYFEPITLEDLLEIVHIEKPVGVIVQFGGQTPLKRAKALEENGVPIIGTSPDMIDAAEDRERFQKLLNDLGLRQPPNRTARTPEEAVRLAAEIGYPLVVRPSYVLGGRAMEIVHEQKDLERYMREAVKVSNESPVLLDRFLNDATEVDVDALSDGKQVMIGGIMEHIEQAGVHSGDSACSLPPYTLTPALQDELRRQTEAMARALNVVGLMNVQFAIQGEGDNAVVFVLEVNPRASRTVPFVSKACSLPLAKVAARCMAGQSLASQGVTGEIVPPYYSVKEAVFPFVKFPGVDTILGPEMKSTGEVMGVGRSFAEAFVKSQLGAGVRLPTAGAVFISVKPSDRPVAVEVARELHDLGFTLVATRGTASVIEAAGIPVSVVNKVNEGRPHIVDMIKNEELVMVINTVEEKRQAITDSRSIRTSALAAKLSIFTTIEGARAACMGMRHLAGGLEVYSVQGLHAELNQQA, encoded by the coding sequence ATGCCGAAACGTACAGACATCAAGAGCATCCTGATCATCGGCGCAGGCCCGATCATCATCGGCCAGGCCTGCGAATTCGACTACTCCGGCGCCCAGGCCTGCAAGGCCCTGCGCGAGGAAGGCTACAAGGTCATCCTGGTCAACTCGAACCCGGCCACGATCATGACCGACCCGGAGACGGCCGACGTCACCTACATCGAGCCGATCACCTGGCAGGTCGTCGAGCGCATCATCGACAAGGAGCGCCCCGACGCGATCCTGCCGACCATGGGTGGCCAGACCGCGCTCAACTGCGCGCTCGATCTCGGCCGCCACGGTGTGCTCGCCAAGTACGGCGTCGAGCTCATCGGCGCTTCGGAAGAGGCGATCGACAAGGCCGAGGACCGTCTCAAGTTCAAGGACGCGATGACCAAGATCGGTCTCGGCTCCGCGCGCTCGGGCATCGCCCACAGCATGGAAGAAGCGCTGCAGGTCCAGGGCGGCATCGGCTTCCCGGTGATCATCCGCCCGAGCTTCACGCTCGGCGGCACCGGTGGTGGCATCGCTTACAACATGGAAGAGTTCCAGGAGATCTGCAAGCGCGGTCTCGAGGCCAGCCCCACCAACGAACTCCTTATCGAGGAGTCGCTGCTCGGCTGGAAGGAATACGAGATGGAGGTCGTGCGCGATCGCGCCGACAACTGCATCATCGTGTGCTCGATCGAGAACCTCGATCCGATGGGCGTGCATACCGGCGACTCGATCACCGTCGCCCCGTCGCAGACGCTGACCGACAAGGAATACCAGATCATGCGCAACGCCTCGATCGCGGTGCTGCGCGAGATCGGGGTGGATACCGGGGGCTCGAACGTCCAGTTCGCCATCAACCCCCAGGACGGTCGCATGATCGTCATCGAGATGAACCCGCGCGTGTCGCGTTCGTCGGCGCTGGCCTCCAAGGCCACCGGCTTCCCGATCGCCAAGGTCGCGGCCAAGCTGGCGGTGGGCTACACGCTCGACGAGCTCAAGAACGACATCACCGGCGGCGCCACGCCGGCGTCCTTCGAGCCCTCGATCGACTATGTCGTGACCAAGATCCCGCGCTTCGCGTTCGAGAAGTTCCCGCAGGCCAATGACCGCCTGACCACGCAGATGAAGTCCGTGGGCGAGGTCATGGCCATGGGGCGCAGCTTCCAGGAGTCGTTCCAGAAGGCATTGCGCGGCCTCGAGGTCGGCGCCTACGGCCTGGACGAGATCGAGGCCGACGACGCCGACCTCGAGCACGAGCTGTCCAGCGCCGGCCCGCAGCGCATCTGGTACGTCGGCCAGGCCTTCCGTGAGGGCATGACCCTCGACCAGGTGCACAACCTGTCGAAGATCGACCCCTGGTTCCTGGCCCAGATCGAGGACATCGTGCTCTCCGAGAAGGCGCTCGTGGGCCGCTCGCTGAAGGCGCTGCAGGCGCCCGAGCTGCGCGAGCTCAAGCGCAAGGGCTTCTCCGATCGCCGTCTGGCCAAGCTCCTCAACAGCGACGAGACCGCGGTGCGCCTGCACCGTCATGCGCTCGGCGTGCGGCCGGTGTTCAAGCGCGTGGATACCTGCGCGGCGGAATTCGCCACCTCCACCGCGTACATGTATTCGTCCTACGAGGACGAGTGCGAGGCGCGTCCGACCGACAAGAAGAAGATCATGGTGCTCGGCGGCGGTCCCAACCGCATCGGCCAGGGCATCGAGTTCGACTACTGCTGCGTCCATGCCGCACTCGCCCTGCGCGAGGATGGCTACGAGACCATCATGGTCAACTGCAACCCCGAGACCGTGTCGACCGACTACGACACCTCGGACCGCCTGTACTTCGAGCCGATCACGCTCGAGGACCTGCTCGAGATCGTGCACATCGAGAAGCCGGTCGGCGTGATCGTCCAGTTCGGCGGCCAGACCCCGCTCAAGCGCGCCAAGGCGCTGGAGGAGAACGGCGTGCCGATCATCGGCACCAGCCCGGATATGATCGACGCCGCCGAGGACCGTGAGCGCTTCCAGAAGCTGCTCAACGACCTCGGGCTGCGCCAGCCGCCCAACCGCACCGCACGCACGCCGGAAGAGGCCGTGCGGCTGGCGGCCGAGATTGGCTACCCGCTGGTGGTGCGGCCGTCCTACGTGCTCGGTGGGCGCGCGATGGAGATCGTGCATGAGCAGAAGGATCTCGAGCGCTACATGCGCGAGGCGGTCAAGGTCTCCAACGAATCGCCGGTCCTGCTCGACCGTTTCCTCAACGACGCCACCGAGGTCGACGTCGATGCGCTGTCCGACGGCAAGCAGGTCATGATCGGCGGCATCATGGAGCACATCGAACAGGCCGGCGTGCACTCGGGGGACTCGGCGTGCTCGCTGCCGCCGTACACGCTGACGCCGGCGCTGCAGGACGAACTGCGCCGCCAGACCGAGGCGATGGCGCGCGCGCTCAACGTCGTCGGTCTGATGAACGTGCAGTTCGCGATCCAGGGCGAGGGCGACAACGCGGTCGTGTTCGTGCTCGAGGTGAATCCGCGCGCCTCGCGTACCGTGCCCTTCGTGTCGAAGGCCTGCTCGCTGCCGCTGGCCAAGGTCGCCGCACGCTGCATGGCAGGGCAGAGCCTGGCCAGCCAGGGGGTGACCGGCGAGATCGTGCCGCCGTACTACTCGGTCAAGGAGGCGGTTTTCCCGTTCGTGAAGTTCCCCGGCGTGGATACCATCCTCGGCCCCGAGATGAAGTCCACCGGCGAGGTCATGGGCGTCGGCCGCAGCTTCGCCGAGGCCTTCGTCAAGAGCCAGCTCGGCGCCGGGGTCCGGTTGCCGACCGCGGGTGCGGTGTTCATCAGCGTCAAGCCGAGCGACCGGCCGGTCGCGGTCGAGGTGGCCCGTGAGCTCCACGATCTCGGCTTCACCCTGGTCGCCACTCGCGGTACCGCCTCGGTCATCGAGGCTGCGGGGATCCCGGTGAGCGTGGTGAACAAGGTCAACGAGGGCCGACCGCATATCGTGGACATGATCAAGAACGAGGAACTCGTGATGGTCATCAATACGGTCGAAGAGAAGCGCCAGGCGATCACCGACTCGCGTTCCATCCGCACCAGTGCGCTCGCCGCCAAGCTGTCGATCTTCACCACCATCGAGGGCGCGCGGGCTGCGTGCATGGGCATGCGCCATCTCGCGGGCGGACTCGAGGTCTATTCCGTGCAGGGCCTGCACGCCGAACTGAACCAGCAAGCATGA
- a CDS encoding RlmE family RNA methyltransferase has product MKKNKTSRAWVHDHVNDPYVQRAQADGYRARAAYKLLEIDERDHLLKPGAVVVDLGAAPGSWCQVAVKRCGPKGRIFALDLLPMEAVAGVDFMLGDFTEDSVLAELEARLEGGRVDVVLSDMAPNLSGVATVDQARSIHLCELALDFAVRHLKPGGHFLVKVFQGEGFMEYRKQMDAAFAAVQVRKPKASRDRSAEVYLLGKGPRQR; this is encoded by the coding sequence ATGAAGAAGAACAAGACCAGTCGTGCTTGGGTGCATGACCATGTGAACGACCCTTATGTGCAGCGCGCGCAGGCCGACGGCTATCGCGCCCGCGCGGCCTACAAGCTGCTCGAGATCGACGAGCGCGATCATCTGCTCAAGCCGGGCGCGGTGGTCGTCGATCTCGGCGCGGCGCCGGGTTCGTGGTGCCAGGTTGCGGTCAAGCGCTGTGGCCCCAAGGGGCGCATATTCGCGCTCGACCTGTTGCCGATGGAGGCGGTCGCCGGCGTGGACTTCATGCTCGGCGACTTCACCGAAGATTCCGTCCTGGCGGAGCTCGAGGCCCGGCTCGAGGGCGGGCGGGTGGACGTCGTGCTCTCCGACATGGCACCGAACCTTTCGGGCGTGGCGACGGTCGACCAGGCGCGTTCGATACATCTCTGCGAGCTCGCACTGGATTTTGCAGTCCGCCATCTGAAGCCGGGCGGACATTTCCTGGTGAAGGTATTCCAGGGGGAGGGGTTCATGGAGTATCGCAAGCAGATGGATGCGGCCTTCGCTGCCGTCCAGGTGCGCAAGCCCAAGGCCTCGCGCGACCGCAGCGCGGAGGTCTATCTGCTCGGCAAGGGGCCGCGCCAGCGCTGA
- the yhbY gene encoding ribosome assembly RNA-binding protein YhbY: protein MTELTPAQRRDLRARAHHLNPVVTIAGNGLAPNVVAEIERSLQAHELIKVKVQGAEREQRDALMKELCAALDAAPVQHIGNILVVWRARREDDKPTAAVEKKPVRAATAKSAAAFAAAARRAALAKASAESRRSPARAPAARGRGAGGSSRGR, encoded by the coding sequence ATGACCGAGCTCACCCCGGCCCAGCGCCGCGACCTGCGCGCCCGCGCCCATCACCTGAACCCCGTGGTCACGATCGCCGGCAACGGCCTCGCGCCGAACGTCGTCGCCGAGATCGAGCGCTCGCTGCAGGCGCACGAGCTCATCAAGGTCAAGGTCCAGGGTGCCGAGCGCGAACAGCGCGACGCCCTCATGAAGGAACTGTGCGCGGCGCTCGACGCGGCACCCGTCCAACACATCGGCAACATCCTCGTCGTCTGGCGGGCACGCAGGGAAGACGACAAGCCCACCGCCGCGGTCGAAAAGAAGCCCGTGCGCGCCGCCACTGCGAAGTCCGCCGCGGCCTTCGCCGCCGCAGCCCGCCGGGCCGCGCTTGCCAAGGCGAGCGCCGAATCGCGGCGCTCGCCCGCCCGCGCACCGGCTGCGCGCGGCCGCGGCGCGGGCGGCAGTTCCCGCGGACGCTGA